In Sulfurihydrogenibium subterraneum DSM 15120, a single window of DNA contains:
- the folP gene encoding dihydropteroate synthase, with translation MRSFPVIKQVEKSVYKIYFNDPFLTPVVVENEDQFKETINQLLANNKREEAKELSQQWVNLHKKYFKINYKGKFLNLGVKTAIMGVVNVTPDSFSNGSENYKDINYIVDKVSKMLEHGADIIDVGGESTRPGAEPVSADEELDRVIPVIKALRKHLGDRFFISVDTYKSVVAKAALDEGADIVNDISGMSFDPEMAKVVAKYDCPVIINHIKGTPKDMQKGDIYYDDVVYDIVEFFKKQIRWGLENSIRPDRFIIDPGIGFGKRVEHNVEIIKRLSEFRILGLPILIGISRKSFLNVILKNLLTKKDIPPKDRLYASLGATAYAVLNGAHIVRVHDVKETAEFLTILDTIRGYRVE, from the coding sequence GTGAGAAGCTTTCCTGTCATAAAGCAAGTAGAAAAATCTGTTTATAAAATCTATTTTAATGACCCTTTTTTAACTCCTGTTGTAGTAGAAAACGAAGACCAGTTTAAAGAAACTATTAACCAATTACTTGCAAATAACAAAAGAGAAGAAGCAAAAGAGCTATCTCAACAATGGGTTAATTTACATAAAAAATATTTTAAAATTAACTATAAAGGTAAATTTTTAAATCTTGGAGTTAAAACTGCTATTATGGGGGTTGTTAACGTTACACCAGATTCTTTTTCTAACGGAAGTGAAAATTATAAAGATATTAACTATATAGTAGACAAAGTCTCAAAGATGCTTGAACATGGAGCTGATATTATAGATGTAGGGGGAGAGTCAACTCGCCCTGGAGCTGAACCTGTTTCAGCAGATGAAGAGTTAGATAGAGTTATACCTGTCATAAAAGCTTTAAGAAAACATCTTGGAGATAGATTTTTTATATCTGTAGATACTTATAAATCAGTTGTTGCAAAGGCTGCTTTAGACGAAGGAGCAGATATAGTTAACGACATAAGTGGTATGAGTTTTGACCCTGAGATGGCAAAAGTTGTTGCTAAGTACGACTGCCCTGTGATTATAAATCATATAAAAGGAACCCCAAAAGATATGCAAAAAGGGGATATTTATTACGATGATGTTGTATATGATATAGTTGAATTTTTTAAAAAGCAGATAAGGTGGGGACTGGAGAATAGTATTAGACCAGATAGATTTATAATAGACCCAGGTATAGGATTTGGTAAAAGAGTTGAACATAATGTAGAGATTATAAAGAGACTTTCTGAGTTTAGGATTTTAGGACTTCCGATTTTAATTGGTATTTCAAGAAAATCTTTTTTGAATGTTATACTTAAAAATCTCTTAACTAAAAAAGATATTCCACCGAAAGATAGATTATATGCTTCATTAGGTGCTACAGCTTATGCTGTTTTAAACGGAGCTCACATAGTTAGAGTTCATGATGTAAAAGAAACAGCAGAGTTTCTGACTATTTTAGACACTATAAGAGGCTATAGGGTTGAATGA
- a CDS encoding DUF2173 family protein: MADLKKLMSIKGVFAAGEFNPDGTLVAFEGDITEEEAAMAAAMCAANNAMAKMQTDGYTAFSGQEWTPLLGWALTGPKYSVCVAGNVGVFVKNDEVSFNEVFKALLSA, translated from the coding sequence ATGGCAGACTTAAAAAAACTTATGAGTATCAAAGGTGTTTTTGCAGCAGGAGAGTTTAATCCAGATGGAACATTAGTAGCTTTTGAAGGTGATATTACAGAAGAAGAAGCAGCAATGGCAGCTGCTATGTGTGCTGCAAACAATGCAATGGCAAAAATGCAAACAGATGGATATACAGCATTTTCTGGCCAAGAATGGACACCACTTTTAGGCTGGGCTCTAACAGGTCCTAAGTACTCTGTATGTGTAGCAGGAAATGTAGGCGTTTTTGTTAAAAACGATGAAGTTTCATTCAACGAAGTATTCAAAGCCCTTCTTTCGGCTTAA
- the cdaA gene encoding diadenylate cyclase CdaA — protein MNDIYSLLGVLTSIEFKDILDILIVSVIIYFLLKFLAGTRGWQILIGLLFLLSVWLLAKILNLNTLEWIFENLWSIGIFAIFVIFQPELRRGLAKLGEKGIFKFFSSGNKKVIDDVIRACLFMAERKIGALIVFERNVDLSNYIEGQVKLDSEVSSELLITIFTPQTPLHDGAVIIKEGKVAYARAFLPLTISSEVPEKIGTRHRAGIGISEETDAVAIVVSEERGEISICVDGKIYKSLDILGLRKKLYKFLGVEKPTTFEILRKKLREKNEAKKQT, from the coding sequence TTGAATGATATTTATTCTTTACTGGGTGTTTTAACATCAATAGAGTTCAAAGATATACTTGATATTTTAATAGTTTCTGTCATAATCTACTTTCTTTTAAAATTCTTAGCCGGAACGAGAGGCTGGCAAATACTTATAGGACTTTTATTTTTGCTATCTGTGTGGCTTTTAGCAAAAATCTTAAACTTGAATACTTTAGAATGGATTTTTGAAAATCTATGGAGTATAGGTATATTTGCGATATTTGTAATATTTCAACCAGAGCTTCGTAGAGGACTTGCAAAGTTAGGTGAAAAAGGTATTTTTAAGTTTTTTTCTTCTGGAAATAAAAAGGTAATAGATGATGTTATAAGGGCTTGTTTGTTTATGGCTGAAAGGAAAATAGGAGCGTTAATAGTTTTTGAAAGGAATGTGGATTTATCAAATTACATAGAAGGTCAGGTAAAATTAGATAGTGAAGTATCTTCTGAGCTTTTAATTACCATATTTACACCTCAAACTCCTCTTCATGATGGAGCTGTTATTATAAAAGAAGGAAAGGTAGCTTACGCAAGGGCTTTTTTACCTCTTACAATATCTTCAGAAGTTCCTGAGAAAATAGGAACGAGGCATAGAGCTGGAATAGGCATATCTGAGGAAACAGATGCTGTTGCAATAGTTGTTTCAGAAGAAAGAGGAGAGATATCAATTTGTGTAGATGGTAAAATCTACAAAAGTCTGGATATTTTAGGTTTAAGAAAAAAACTCTACAAATTTTTAGGTGTAGAAAAACCCACTACTTTTGAAATACTAAGAAAAAAGTTAAGAGAAAAAAATGAAGCTAAAAAACAAACTTAA
- a CDS encoding SCP2 sterol-binding domain-containing protein, which produces MAKFLSEEWINLYKEEWNKNEKLKEGLKNFSASIKYYIEGKENDAVHLIVENGIAKEAGKADNRKYDFEMWATEKDWQTLAKGEMGPKAAMLTKKLKFKGSMITAMKYMGPFEESLKMMGKVPTEW; this is translated from the coding sequence ATGGCAAAATTTTTATCAGAAGAATGGATAAATCTTTACAAAGAAGAGTGGAACAAAAATGAAAAATTAAAAGAGGGTTTAAAAAATTTCTCTGCAAGTATAAAATACTATATAGAAGGTAAAGAAAATGATGCAGTTCACCTTATAGTAGAAAACGGTATTGCAAAAGAAGCTGGAAAAGCAGACAATAGAAAGTATGACTTTGAAATGTGGGCTACAGAGAAAGATTGGCAAACTTTAGCTAAAGGAGAGATGGGTCCTAAAGCAGCAATGCTTACAAAAAAATTAAAGTTCAAAGGTTCTATGATAACTGCTATGAAATACATGGGTCCTTTTGAAGAAAGTTTAAAAATGATGGGAAAAGTACCTACGGAGTGGTAA
- a CDS encoding rod shape-determining protein produces MIGKILGMFSNDIGVDLGTANTLVFVRGKGIVLTEPSIVAVDKVQNKVLAVGKEAKEMVGKTPEHIQIIRPLKDGVIADFDTTQAMLKYFIQKVHNNFPLVKLINPRPRVIIGVPSGITTVEKRAVIDAARQAGAREVYLIAEPMAAAIGAGLPIEQPGGNMIVDIGGGTSEIAVISLSGLVISNSIRIAGDEMNEAIINYLKRNYHILIGEQTAENIKINLGSAIESERDNKTMEIRGRDMAGMPRSITITGKDIREALEDVIIQIVNAVKSTLEKTPPELAADIVERGIVLAGGGSLIYGLDKRLKNETNLPVVYCDDPLTAVARGIGKALQNIDLIKRVSFR; encoded by the coding sequence ATGATAGGTAAGATTCTTGGAATGTTTTCTAACGACATAGGGGTAGACTTAGGAACTGCAAATACGTTGGTTTTTGTTAGAGGAAAAGGAATAGTATTAACAGAACCTTCAATTGTTGCAGTAGATAAGGTTCAAAACAAGGTTTTAGCTGTTGGAAAAGAAGCTAAAGAAATGGTAGGTAAAACACCTGAACACATACAGATTATAAGACCATTAAAAGACGGTGTTATAGCTGATTTTGATACAACTCAAGCAATGCTTAAATACTTTATCCAAAAAGTCCACAACAACTTTCCACTTGTAAAGCTTATAAATCCAAGACCAAGAGTAATAATAGGAGTTCCGTCAGGAATTACTACTGTTGAAAAAAGAGCTGTAATAGATGCTGCAAGGCAAGCAGGTGCAAGAGAGGTTTACCTTATAGCAGAGCCTATGGCAGCTGCAATAGGTGCAGGACTACCTATAGAGCAACCAGGTGGAAATATGATAGTTGACATAGGAGGAGGAACGTCTGAAATAGCTGTTATATCTCTATCGGGATTGGTGATATCTAATTCCATTAGGATAGCTGGAGATGAAATGAACGAAGCTATTATAAACTATCTAAAAAGAAACTACCATATATTAATAGGTGAACAAACTGCAGAAAATATAAAAATAAATCTTGGGTCTGCTATAGAATCAGAAAGAGATAATAAAACGATGGAGATTAGAGGTAGAGATATGGCAGGAATGCCAAGAAGTATAACAATTACAGGTAAAGATATTAGAGAAGCTCTGGAAGATGTTATCATTCAGATTGTTAATGCGGTAAAGTCAACTTTAGAAAAGACACCACCAGAATTAGCTGCAGATATAGTTGAAAGAGGTATTGTTTTAGCTGGTGGTGGGTCTTTAATTTACGGACTTGATAAAAGATTAAAAAATGAAACAAACCTTCCTGTTGTTTACTGTGATGACCCGTTAACTGCGGTTGCAAGAGGTATAGGAAAAGCTTTACAAAACATCGACCTTATAAAAAGAGTTTCTTTTAGATGA
- a CDS encoding sigma-54-dependent Fis family transcriptional regulator has translation MDLKILDDLSSGVVFIDLNKKIKYLNKSAKNIIKKEEGDSCFGSFDLCKSCPIDKFLKNGKFEKIENFDTKLSCCNKTVCYSITPVYKDGKVIGFLEEFRDSTKLYEYIEEIRKEKEFNKIVLDSVIDAIIVVDEQGKIIEYNQIAKNLICKETDIKGMNIELLLNKKLSELPTNREDLFIETPALGKIKVSLVATPMKNFRGRIVSFYVVPECMLSSDNVGKTRLISKSPVMNYVIEIAKTVADTNANILLEGESGTGKNVLTKYIHNLSSRRDKPFVKINCAAIPENLLESELFGYVKGAFTGALKDKPGKVELADKGTLFLDEIGELPIYLQSKLLHLIQEKEFERLGDLKTRKVDIRIIAATNKDLHKLVKEGKFREDLYYRLKVISIKVPSLRERKEDIPFLINYFIEFYSENYKKKIKKISPEALEILLEYNYPGNIRELENIIERAVILSENGIIDIKHLPNDVLNYKNTKNIYPNEKINKISEKETLLQALKQANGNKTIAAKILGIDRVTLWRKLKRYEIEI, from the coding sequence TTGGATTTAAAAATTTTAGATGATTTATCAAGTGGTGTTGTCTTTATTGATTTAAATAAAAAAATAAAATATTTGAATAAATCTGCAAAAAATATAATTAAAAAGGAGGAGGGGGATTCCTGTTTCGGATCTTTTGATTTATGTAAAAGCTGTCCTATTGATAAGTTCCTTAAAAATGGCAAATTTGAAAAAATAGAAAATTTTGACACAAAGTTATCTTGCTGTAATAAAACAGTCTGTTATTCCATAACCCCTGTTTATAAAGATGGTAAAGTTATAGGCTTTTTAGAGGAATTTAGAGACTCAACAAAGTTGTATGAATACATAGAAGAGATAAGAAAAGAGAAAGAGTTTAACAAAATAGTTCTGGATTCTGTAATAGACGCCATCATTGTAGTTGACGAACAAGGTAAGATAATAGAGTACAACCAAATAGCAAAAAATCTTATATGTAAAGAAACAGATATAAAAGGAATGAATATAGAACTTCTTCTTAATAAAAAATTATCAGAATTACCTACAAATAGAGAAGATTTATTTATAGAAACGCCAGCTTTAGGAAAAATTAAAGTATCTTTAGTTGCAACACCTATGAAAAACTTTAGAGGCAGAATAGTATCTTTTTATGTAGTTCCTGAATGTATGCTATCCAGTGATAATGTAGGTAAAACCAGACTTATCTCAAAAAGTCCTGTAATGAATTATGTAATAGAAATTGCTAAAACAGTTGCTGATACTAACGCTAACATACTTTTAGAAGGAGAATCGGGAACTGGAAAAAATGTTTTGACAAAGTATATTCATAACCTATCATCAAGAAGAGATAAACCTTTTGTAAAGATAAACTGTGCTGCAATTCCAGAGAATCTATTAGAATCAGAGCTATTTGGTTATGTAAAAGGTGCCTTTACAGGAGCTTTAAAGGATAAACCAGGAAAAGTAGAACTGGCAGACAAGGGAACCTTATTTTTAGACGAAATAGGTGAGCTCCCAATCTATTTACAAAGTAAACTTTTACATCTTATACAAGAAAAAGAATTTGAAAGACTAGGAGATTTAAAAACAAGGAAAGTAGACATAAGAATAATTGCAGCTACAAACAAAGACTTGCACAAACTTGTAAAAGAAGGAAAATTCAGAGAGGATTTATATTATAGATTAAAAGTTATATCAATAAAAGTTCCCTCCTTAAGGGAAAGAAAAGAAGACATACCATTTTTGATTAATTACTTTATTGAATTTTATTCAGAAAATTATAAAAAGAAAATTAAAAAGATTTCTCCGGAAGCACTAGAGATATTACTAGAATATAATTATCCTGGAAATATAAGAGAATTAGAAAATATAATAGAAAGAGCTGTAATACTAAGCGAAAATGGTATTATAGACATAAAACATCTTCCAAATGATGTATTAAATTATAAAAATACTAAAAATATATATCCTAATGAAAAAATCAATAAAATCTCTGAAAAAGAAACTCTTTTACAAGCATTAAAACAAGCTAATGGAAATAAAACTATAGCTGCAAAGATATTAGGAATTGATAGAGTAACTCTCTGGAGAAAGTTAAAGAGGTATGAGATAGAGATATAA
- a CDS encoding DUF5655 domain-containing protein produces the protein MAIFIIKNKKIRKLHINTEKSERDIQKLFEDNLEEILNINFLASEYPTTWGGRIDTLGIDKNGSPVIIEYKIGKNENVINQALSYLRWLLDHKAEFEKLCKDKNMEVKIDWNSPRVICIAESFSKFDIDTVAILPIRIELLKYAIYESGIFHIETENYEQVKRDKRELIHKERRKIEKLQYSIEDHLSDKNEKIKELFYILREKIMSLDKNIIEEPKARYIAYKLSTNFVDIVILSNSLKIFLNMKSGTLKDKWGLARDLTKPKPIGHWGNGDYEIKIDLSDDVEKAFELIKQSYEYNR, from the coding sequence ATGGCTATTTTTATAATAAAAAATAAAAAAATAAGAAAGCTTCACATAAACACCGAAAAATCAGAGCGGGACATTCAAAAGTTATTTGAAGATAATTTAGAAGAGATTCTGAATATTAATTTTTTAGCTTCTGAATATCCTACTACATGGGGAGGTAGAATTGATACTTTAGGAATTGACAAAAATGGTTCACCAGTTATCATTGAATACAAAATTGGCAAAAATGAAAATGTTATTAATCAAGCTTTATCATACCTACGCTGGCTTTTAGATCATAAAGCAGAGTTTGAAAAATTATGTAAAGACAAGAACATGGAAGTTAAAATAGATTGGAATTCACCACGTGTAATTTGCATCGCTGAGTCTTTTAGTAAGTTTGACATTGATACAGTTGCAATTCTTCCGATTAGAATTGAACTTTTGAAGTATGCTATTTATGAAAGTGGTATTTTTCATATAGAAACTGAAAATTATGAACAAGTTAAAAGGGATAAAAGAGAATTAATTCATAAAGAAAGAAGAAAAATAGAAAAGCTTCAATATTCTATAGAGGATCATCTTTCAGACAAAAACGAGAAAATTAAGGAGTTATTTTACATCTTAAGAGAAAAAATAATGTCCTTGGATAAAAATATAATAGAAGAACCTAAAGCCAGGTATATTGCTTATAAACTTTCTACAAATTTTGTAGATATAGTTATTTTATCTAATTCACTGAAAATATTTTTAAATATGAAGAGTGGAACATTAAAAGATAAATGGGGATTAGCAAGAGACTTAACAAAACCAAAGCCAATAGGTCATTGGGGAAATGGTGATTACGAAATAAAAATAGATTTGTCTGACGATGTAGAAAAAGCTTTCGAGTTAATTAAACAAAGTTATGAATATAATAGATAA
- a CDS encoding endonuclease MutS2 yields the protein MRERNLESIEYNKFLELLSSYTHSDLTKKHIVSLRPFNNLEKLQKEIQKTQELYDLFIKKGYLPLTEYPDISQALNLAVIEDSILSPKDLLEISSLLKAVKEVKSYIDISQVQVLKSLYQDLTPLRELEKAITDSIDNTFSVKDTASTDLSRIRKEIKEVESKINKVLENILNKPAYEGAIQEKIITIRRERFVIPVKYNYTYKIKGIILDRSSSGNTVYIEPFEVVPLNNKLSDLKLQEQIEIRKILKFLTDLVRSKIHFIKKSFEAILDFDILQAKVRYAKEYKCIFPNQDKYLRLYNARHPIFLLKNKPFNPIDIIVENKKGLIITGSNTGGKTVTLKTAGLLSLLYKTAIPIPVDENSTIRVFDSVFIDIGDYQSIEENLSTFSYHVKNIKEILELSTENSLLLFDELIPGTDPDFASALGIAILEYVREKGCFVIASTHLKKVKMYALGSDYYNTASVGFDKETLQPTYKVYYNTVGESMAFYIAERLGLPEKILHTAKKYVEEDILKFQDMASNLSKMIAQYEEKIKEIDILKRQLEEEKQKYDQLVRQLEQDRKQKWKESLKDIQDYIKNLKEEGYEILRQVKEEKSGSKLERFIKTKKLEIESLEKEEIKEEIKEGDTVRLKGKAQKGTVIAIREDKANVDFGGLKVWVDLSKLEKVKDEKKEEKQTVKVSKPSVNVMPSINLIGKTKEEAIKELEKYIDSILMQGLTTFKIIHGYGTGVLRKAVREYLDKLPYKIRYEDAPYHEGGMGATIVYLE from the coding sequence ATGAGAGAAAGAAATTTAGAATCAATAGAGTATAATAAATTTTTAGAATTACTGTCATCTTATACACACAGCGACCTTACAAAAAAACACATCGTAAGTCTAAGACCTTTTAACAATTTAGAAAAACTACAAAAAGAAATCCAAAAAACTCAAGAGCTTTACGACCTTTTTATAAAAAAAGGATACCTACCACTTACAGAGTATCCAGACATATCCCAAGCTTTAAACTTAGCTGTTATAGAAGACAGTATCTTATCACCTAAAGACCTTTTAGAAATATCATCACTACTTAAAGCTGTAAAAGAAGTAAAATCTTACATAGATATATCACAGGTTCAAGTTTTAAAAAGTCTATATCAAGACCTTACGCCCCTTAGAGAGTTAGAAAAAGCAATAACAGACAGTATAGATAATACCTTTTCTGTCAAAGATACAGCTTCCACAGACCTATCAAGAATAAGAAAAGAGATAAAAGAAGTAGAAAGTAAAATAAACAAAGTTTTAGAAAACATACTTAACAAACCTGCATACGAAGGAGCAATACAAGAAAAAATAATAACAATAAGAAGAGAACGCTTTGTTATACCTGTAAAGTACAATTACACCTATAAAATAAAAGGAATAATCTTAGACAGGTCTTCTTCTGGAAATACGGTTTACATAGAGCCATTTGAAGTTGTCCCTCTTAACAATAAACTTTCAGACTTAAAACTTCAAGAGCAGATAGAAATAAGAAAGATATTAAAATTTTTAACAGACTTAGTAAGGTCAAAGATACACTTTATAAAAAAATCCTTTGAAGCTATTTTAGACTTTGACATTCTTCAAGCAAAAGTAAGGTATGCAAAAGAATATAAATGTATATTTCCAAACCAAGATAAATATTTAAGACTATACAATGCAAGACATCCTATATTTTTACTTAAAAACAAGCCTTTTAACCCTATTGACATAATAGTAGAAAATAAAAAAGGACTTATAATAACAGGGTCAAATACAGGGGGTAAAACAGTTACATTAAAAACAGCAGGACTGTTATCTCTTCTATACAAAACAGCAATTCCTATCCCAGTAGATGAAAACTCTACTATCAGAGTTTTTGACAGTGTATTTATAGACATTGGAGATTATCAAAGTATAGAAGAAAACCTATCTACATTCTCTTACCACGTAAAAAATATCAAAGAAATTTTAGAGTTATCAACTGAAAACAGTTTACTTTTGTTTGACGAACTTATTCCAGGAACAGACCCAGATTTTGCATCTGCATTAGGTATAGCAATTTTAGAGTATGTAAGAGAAAAGGGTTGTTTTGTGATTGCTTCAACCCACCTTAAAAAAGTCAAAATGTACGCATTAGGTAGTGATTATTACAATACAGCATCTGTAGGTTTTGATAAAGAAACATTACAGCCTACATATAAGGTTTACTACAACACAGTTGGCGAAAGTATGGCATTTTACATAGCAGAAAGACTTGGACTTCCTGAAAAAATCCTTCACACAGCTAAAAAGTACGTTGAAGAAGATATTCTAAAGTTTCAAGATATGGCTTCTAACCTTTCTAAAATGATAGCTCAGTATGAAGAAAAAATAAAAGAAATTGATATATTGAAAAGACAACTTGAAGAAGAGAAACAAAAGTATGACCAACTTGTTAGGCAGTTAGAGCAAGACAGAAAGCAAAAATGGAAAGAAAGTCTAAAAGATATCCAGGATTATATAAAAAATCTAAAAGAAGAAGGTTATGAAATTTTAAGACAGGTAAAAGAAGAAAAATCAGGAAGCAAGTTAGAGAGATTTATAAAAACGAAAAAATTAGAAATTGAGAGTTTAGAAAAAGAAGAAATTAAAGAAGAGATAAAAGAAGGAGACACAGTCAGACTTAAAGGAAAAGCTCAAAAGGGAACTGTTATAGCAATAAGAGAAGATAAAGCAAATGTAGATTTTGGTGGGTTAAAAGTTTGGGTAGATTTATCAAAACTTGAAAAAGTTAAAGATGAAAAAAAAGAAGAAAAACAAACAGTAAAAGTATCAAAACCATCTGTAAATGTAATGCCATCAATAAACCTAATAGGAAAAACAAAAGAGGAAGCAATAAAAGAGTTAGAAAAGTATATAGACAGTATATTAATGCAAGGTTTAACAACGTTTAAAATAATACACGGTTATGGCACAGGAGTACTAAGAAAAGCTGTAAGAGAGTACCTTGATAAACTTCCATATAAAATAAGGTATGAAGATGCCCCCTATCACGAAGGCGGTATGGGGGCTACCATTGTTTATTTAGAGTGA
- a CDS encoding DUF2173 family protein: protein MATLSKLKELMSLPGAVAAGEFSDDGKLLAYYGDISEKAAEIAALMCAANKAIGNMQAKGWSAYTGKDGFWPVQGFAVAAGKYAACIMGSVGVFVELDKADFDKTFETLSKYI, encoded by the coding sequence ATGGCAACACTTTCAAAACTCAAAGAACTTATGTCTTTACCAGGGGCTGTAGCAGCTGGAGAATTTTCAGATGACGGCAAGCTATTGGCTTATTACGGAGACATATCAGAGAAAGCGGCAGAAATAGCTGCCCTTATGTGTGCTGCAAATAAAGCTATTGGAAACATGCAAGCAAAAGGATGGAGCGCTTACACAGGTAAAGATGGATTTTGGCCAGTACAAGGTTTTGCGGTAGCAGCTGGTAAGTATGCAGCGTGCATTATGGGAAGCGTAGGAGTTTTTGTAGAGCTTGACAAGGCAGATTTTGACAAAACTTTTGAGACATTAAGCAAATACATCTAA
- the thrS gene encoding threonine--tRNA ligase, which yields MIEIFIEDLNQKFSYPEGITLKEILQNLNGKFKDVVGGKFEGEIVDIHTPIRKSGSLKFLTKKDPESLEILRHSLAHIMAQALKEIYGDKNVHLGVGPTTENGFYYDVEIEGVRLTDEDLPKIEEKMKDIIKNGYTIERYELPREEAVKFFEEKREIYKIDIIKHNIPEGEPISLYEQGNFVDLCRGPHLPSTDKAGSFKLVSVSGAYWRGKETNPMLQRIYGVAFWTEKDLKDYLNMLEEAKKRDHRKIGKELELFMIDEEVGGGLAIWLPKGAIIRKEIEDAWKEEHLKRGYQLVYTPHVGKEHLWQTSGHLSFYQENMYPRMQIEEEGYYVKPMNCPFHVEIYKSKQRSYKELPIRLAELGTVYRYERSGALHGLMRVRGFTQDDAHIICREDQVEDEIKEVLNFALETLKSYGFEEFEIYLSTRPEKSVGDDRMWEVATQSLRKAIESTGLDYKVDEGGGAFYGPKIDVKIKDAIGRMWQCSTIQFDFNLPERFDMYYIGEDNQRHRPYMVHRAIFGSIERFIGVLIEHYTGFLPVWLSPVQVKIIPIADKHLDFANKVKDILLQNKVRVEVDDRSERMNKKIRDAELQKVPFMLVIGDKEIENNSLSVREKGVGKTESMSIDNFVEKIRFLIKEKK from the coding sequence ATGATAGAGATTTTTATAGAAGATTTAAACCAAAAGTTTAGCTATCCAGAAGGAATTACATTAAAGGAGATTTTACAAAATCTAAATGGCAAGTTTAAAGATGTTGTTGGGGGGAAGTTTGAGGGAGAAATTGTAGATATACACACTCCTATAAGAAAATCTGGTAGTTTAAAGTTTTTAACAAAAAAAGACCCAGAAAGTCTTGAAATTCTTAGACACTCTTTAGCTCACATTATGGCTCAAGCTTTAAAGGAAATCTATGGAGATAAAAATGTTCACCTTGGTGTAGGTCCTACTACTGAGAATGGTTTTTACTACGATGTAGAGATAGAAGGGGTAAGACTTACAGATGAAGACCTTCCAAAAATAGAAGAAAAAATGAAAGATATAATAAAAAATGGCTATACGATAGAAAGGTACGAGCTGCCAAGAGAAGAAGCTGTAAAATTTTTTGAAGAAAAAAGAGAGATATACAAAATAGATATTATAAAACACAACATTCCAGAAGGAGAGCCTATTTCACTTTACGAACAGGGGAATTTTGTTGACCTTTGTAGGGGACCACACCTTCCTTCTACAGATAAAGCTGGGTCATTTAAACTTGTATCAGTGTCTGGAGCTTACTGGAGAGGTAAAGAAACTAACCCAATGCTCCAAAGAATATACGGCGTTGCCTTCTGGACTGAAAAAGATCTAAAAGATTATTTAAATATGTTAGAAGAAGCAAAGAAAAGAGACCATAGGAAAATTGGTAAAGAGTTAGAACTGTTTATGATTGATGAGGAAGTTGGTGGTGGGCTTGCAATATGGCTTCCAAAAGGTGCAATTATAAGAAAAGAGATAGAAGATGCATGGAAAGAAGAACATCTAAAAAGAGGATATCAGCTGGTTTACACTCCCCATGTAGGTAAAGAACACTTATGGCAAACAAGTGGACACTTATCTTTCTACCAAGAGAATATGTACCCCAGAATGCAGATAGAAGAGGAAGGATATTACGTCAAACCTATGAACTGTCCTTTCCACGTTGAGATATACAAATCAAAGCAAAGAAGTTATAAAGAATTACCTATAAGACTTGCAGAGCTTGGAACGGTTTACAGATACGAAAGGAGTGGAGCTCTCCACGGACTTATGAGAGTTAGAGGATTCACCCAAGATGATGCTCATATTATATGTAGAGAAGACCAAGTAGAAGATGAAATTAAAGAGGTTTTAAACTTTGCGTTAGAAACCTTAAAATCCTATGGATTTGAAGAATTTGAAATTTATCTTTCAACAAGACCAGAAAAATCTGTTGGTGATGATAGAATGTGGGAGGTAGCTACCCAGTCTTTAAGAAAAGCTATAGAGTCTACAGGTCTTGATTACAAAGTTGATGAAGGTGGAGGAGCTTTCTACGGTCCAAAAATTGACGTTAAAATAAAAGATGCCATAGGAAGAATGTGGCAGTGTTCTACTATCCAGTTTGATTTTAACCTTCCAGAGCGTTTTGATATGTACTATATAGGAGAAGATAACCAAAGACACAGACCTTATATGGTCCACAGGGCTATTTTTGGGTCTATAGAGAGATTTATTGGAGTGCTTATAGAACATTATACAGGATTTTTACCAGTATGGCTTTCCCCTGTTCAGGTTAAGATTATTCCTATAGCTGATAAACATTTAGATTTTGCAAACAAAGTTAAAGACATTCTTTTACAAAACAAAGTAAGAGTAGAAGTAGATGATAGAAGTGAAAGAATGAATAAGAAAATTAGAGATGCGGAGCTACAAAAAGTTCCGTTTATGTTGGTTATAGGAGATAAAGAAATAGAGAATAACTCTTTATCTGTAAGAGAAAAAGGAGTTGGTAAAACAGAAAGTATGAGCATAGATAACTTTGTTGAAAAGATAAGATTTTTAATAAAAGAAAAGAAATAA